A genomic region of Cannabis sativa cultivar Pink pepper isolate KNU-18-1 chromosome 1, ASM2916894v1, whole genome shotgun sequence contains the following coding sequences:
- the LOC115707081 gene encoding alcohol acyltransferase 9: MGSSHERVKEAVVVTPSEATPTCVLPLSAIDSQPFLRFTIEYLLIYKPSTRLGLEHDGSTLACLLKSALSKALVPYYPLAGRVRTRPDGSGQLEVVCREQGAVFIEAVSDRTISDFTNKAPRHVTQWKKLLSVHVSDVLKGAPPLVVQLTLLKDGGAALGVGFNHCLIDGIGSAEFLNLFAELANRRVKSRPEPVWERNLLDPKPGKGIPSSTSSFVTLPEFNSVPDISGFVTRFSSERLTPTTVTFDRTSLVELKNIAQSTRLTYSTTFTSFEVLSAHVWRSWARALNLPPNQTLKLLFSINVRGRVRPNLPSGYYGNAFVLGCAQTNAKDLEEMGLWYAAGLVKAAKDRVGDEHVRAVIESVSESRACPDSVGVLIVSQWSRLGLEKVDFGLGKPAHVGPICCDRYCLFLPVPNQREAVKVMVAVPASAVDKYDYLIRNHYT, encoded by the coding sequence ATGGGAAGCTCTCACGAGCGAGTGAAAGAGGCCGTAGTGGTCACCCCATCCGAGGCGACCCCAACTTGCGTTCTTCCACTCTCAGCCATTGACTCCCAACCCTTCCTCCGATTCACCATCGAGTATCTCTTAATCTACAAACCCAGCACCAGACTGGGCCTCGAACACGATGGGTCCACTTTGGCTTGTCTTCTTAAGTCCGCCCTATCTAAGGCCTTGGTCCCTTACTACCCTCTTGCCGGAAGAGTACGAACCAGGCCCGACGGTTCGGGCCAGCTCGAGGTCGTTTGTCGGGAACAAGGTGCAGTCTTCATCGAGGCCGTATCTGACCGTACAATCTCCGATTTCACAAACAAGGCCCCAAGACACGTGACCCAGTGGAAGAAACTCCTCTCTGTCCACGTGTCGGACGTCCTCAAGGGGGCCCCACCACTTGTGGTCCAGCTCACATTACTCAAGGACGGTGGAGCCGCTCTCGGCGTCGGCTTCAACCACTGCCTAATCGACGGAATCGGTAGCGCCGAGTTTCTAAACTTGTTCGCTGAGTTAGCCAACAGACGAGtcaaatccagacccgaacctgtTTGGGAACGCAACTTACTTGATCCGAAACCTGGGAAAGGAATTCCTAGTAGTACAAGTAGCTTCGTTACTCTCCCTGAGTTCAACTCTGTTCCCGACATTTCCGGATTCGTAACAAGATTCTCCAGTGAACGACTCACTCCCACCACTGTGACCTTTGACCGTACATCTCTTGTGGAGTTGAAGAATATTGCACAGTCCACGAGGCTTACTTACTCAACAACATTCACTTCGTTTGAGGTTCTCTCGGCCCACGTATGGAGGAGTTGGGCTCGGGCTTTAAACTTGCCACCGAACCAAACCTTGAAGCTCCTTTTCAGTATTAACGTTAGGGGCCGAGTCAGGCCCAATTTGCCATCTGGGTACTATGGGAACGCTTTCGTATTGGGCTGCGCCCAGACCAATGCGAAGGACCTTGAGGAGATGGGCCTGTGGTACGCGGCTGGGTTGGTGAAAGCGGCTAAGGATAGAGTCGGAGACGAGCACGTGAGAGCGGTGATTGAATCGGTGAGCGAGTCGAGGGCGTGTCCTGACTCGGTTGGGGTTCTGATCGTGTCGCAGTGGTCAAGGTTGGGTTTGGAAAAGGTTGACTTTGGGCTTGGAAAGCCGGCCCACGTAGGGCCCATTTGCTGCGATAGGTACTGCTTGTTCCTACCCGTACCTAATCAGAGGGAGGCAGTGAAGGTGATGGTAGCAGTCCCTGCAAGTGCTGTTGACAAGTATGACTACCTCATAAGGAACCATTACACGTGA